In Pseudomonas sp. MM213, a genomic segment contains:
- a CDS encoding trypsin-like peptidase domain-containing protein, protein MNGGFFLSSDHLGPTTTPDQLATMLGTDYAKLKYFYYRSGMQQHYREFKIPKKSGGVRTILAPGDKLKTLQLRLAKRLTRMYRPRKSVKAFVEGTSITHNAAAHCGKKFVFNIDLKDFFTSITFARVRGLLIAKPYSLMPETATVIAHLTTVGGVLPQGAPSSPVLSNMLCASLDRDLYSLAVKNHAAYTRYADDISFSFYCQISYLPSELVVTTGSSDNSNHYNSLAGEELSRLISRHGFRVNEKKVRLQAYTERQVVTGLIVNRKPNVDRRYIRKTSALIHALEKLGAEEANAVRKVKQPDSTTPLEAHIQGRLLFIKQVVGLESEVYKRLADRFNMLPIQYKVPKPVSEKLEKDLNFRIGKYVLDRCWVVDVCIDVPGGCVVSQGSAFMMKGQLLITCAHVLAEKKITVNECEVFRVDSPDERYEAKVIYRNDHVDIAILKIQDGLENYESFNLEEAEEPNIGDRVVVLGFPNFKEGSTSVGVIRTKISNKYPLDKPGVMHSEVDKLLYPGNSGGPVLDSANHVVGIAARGAAGNAEGQNSFIRVSELLKILKARQVV, encoded by the coding sequence ATGAATGGAGGTTTTTTTCTTTCCTCAGATCATCTTGGTCCCACGACGACGCCTGACCAGCTCGCCACGATGCTTGGAACTGATTATGCCAAGTTGAAGTATTTTTATTATCGCAGTGGTATGCAGCAGCACTATCGTGAATTTAAGATCCCCAAAAAAAGTGGTGGGGTTCGCACGATACTTGCGCCGGGTGACAAGCTAAAGACTTTGCAGTTACGCCTGGCGAAAAGATTGACGCGTATGTATAGGCCCCGGAAAAGTGTCAAAGCATTCGTTGAAGGTACCTCAATAACGCACAACGCAGCAGCGCATTGTGGGAAGAAGTTTGTCTTTAATATAGACCTGAAAGACTTTTTCACTTCAATTACATTTGCACGCGTAAGAGGGCTTTTGATCGCTAAGCCGTACTCCCTCATGCCGGAGACTGCTACAGTTATCGCTCATTTAACTACTGTGGGTGGGGTTTTGCCCCAAGGTGCCCCTAGTTCTCCTGTCCTGTCAAATATGCTTTGTGCTAGTTTGGATCGAGACTTGTATTCGCTTGCCGTTAAGAATCATGCTGCGTATACCCGCTACGCCGATGACATAAGTTTTTCTTTTTATTGTCAGATATCCTATCTTCCTTCAGAGTTGGTGGTGACTACGGGTTCATCTGATAATTCAAATCATTACAATAGTTTGGCTGGAGAGGAGCTCTCAAGATTAATATCTCGGCATGGTTTTAGAGTAAATGAAAAGAAGGTAAGGCTGCAGGCTTATACCGAAAGACAGGTGGTTACAGGACTTATAGTTAATCGTAAGCCTAACGTGGATAGGCGTTATATTCGTAAGACTTCTGCACTAATTCATGCTCTAGAAAAACTCGGTGCAGAGGAGGCCAATGCTGTACGAAAGGTAAAACAGCCGGATAGTACCACTCCATTGGAGGCTCATATACAAGGGAGGTTGCTTTTTATCAAGCAGGTAGTTGGTTTGGAGTCCGAAGTTTATAAGCGTTTGGCTGATCGATTTAACATGTTGCCAATACAATATAAGGTTCCAAAACCCGTTTCTGAAAAACTGGAAAAAGATTTAAATTTCAGAATCGGTAAGTATGTATTGGACAGGTGCTGGGTTGTTGATGTGTGTATCGATGTTCCAGGAGGGTGCGTAGTTTCGCAGGGGTCCGCATTTATGATGAAAGGCCAACTCCTAATCACTTGCGCGCATGTACTTGCTGAGAAGAAGATTACAGTAAATGAGTGCGAAGTCTTTCGGGTCGACAGTCCCGATGAACGCTATGAGGCAAAGGTTATATATCGAAATGATCATGTGGACATAGCTATTCTCAAAATACAAGATGGACTCGAAAATTACGAGTCTTTTAACTTGGAAGAGGCTGAAGAGCCAAATATAGGTGATCGCGTTGTGGTTCTTGGGTTTCCTAACTTTAAAGAAGGTTCTACTTCGGTTGGGGTTATAAGGACCAAAATATCGAATAAATATCCACTGGATAAACCAGGGGTCATGCATTCGGAAGTCGATAAGCTTTTGTATCCTGGTAATAGTGGTGGCCCGGTATTGGACTCGGCAAATCACGTTGTCGGTATAGCTGCGCGCGGTGCGGCAGGAAATGCGGAAGGGCAAAATAGTTTTATTAGAGTTTCTGAATTACTTAAAATTCTTAAGGCTCGTCAGGTTGTATGA